One Thermosipho africanus Ob7 genomic region harbors:
- a CDS encoding PAS domain-containing protein — MRHLFYLQQFFERLPSPAFIKDNKFRYVWINKEWKKTYELDDRKAIGKTDQKIFGNTISEKIEAKVIKSKKNQEYEKEYKDKFFRVVVIPIRLGDGTYGVAGIEFDETKRYFNDLVLQANLKVSEIIRELLVSPLESKDFFVERLLDKVQEKMHLEKYALIKNNEIIKSFFPENVCLKAMTKEGIKEFSVNTVKYIVIQFDEYKVVINSSPITAKLTNYIVPLILPKVENVLSKIENEARKKQYYTTMEKMVEAVISWKKEKLEDFLQKVLEDIVQIIPEAEKGTVWLIKDGKYKCVAEVGYKDATKLEFPPEKSSYGQKIEEMIKEGYTVFEIEGAKDLVSTSPLAETFKKYGMFDPNFRPLLGVFKVGNNVIGNISIDNFSGISFSSESKKILEQYVKILSNFLEEYEI, encoded by the coding sequence ATGAGGCACTTATTCTATTTACAACAATTTTTTGAAAGACTTCCATCACCAGCATTTATAAAAGACAACAAATTTAGATATGTCTGGATTAACAAGGAATGGAAAAAAACTTATGAACTTGATGATAGAAAAGCCATAGGAAAAACCGATCAAAAAATTTTCGGAAATACAATTTCCGAAAAAATCGAAGCAAAAGTTATTAAATCGAAAAAAAATCAAGAGTATGAAAAAGAATATAAAGACAAATTCTTCAGAGTCGTGGTTATTCCTATTAGGCTTGGCGATGGAACATACGGCGTTGCAGGAATTGAATTTGACGAAACAAAGAGATATTTTAACGATTTAGTACTTCAAGCCAACCTAAAAGTGTCGGAAATAATTAGAGAACTTTTAGTATCACCACTTGAGAGTAAAGACTTTTTTGTTGAAAGACTCCTTGATAAAGTTCAGGAAAAAATGCACTTGGAAAAGTATGCATTAATAAAAAATAATGAAATTATAAAAAGTTTCTTTCCAGAAAATGTATGTTTAAAAGCAATGACTAAGGAAGGAATAAAAGAGTTTAGCGTAAATACTGTAAAATACATTGTCATACAATTTGACGAGTACAAAGTTGTTATCAATAGCTCTCCAATTACAGCTAAACTTACTAATTACATCGTTCCTTTAATTTTACCAAAAGTTGAAAATGTTTTGTCAAAGATAGAAAACGAAGCAAGAAAAAAACAATATTATACAACCATGGAAAAAATGGTTGAAGCTGTTATTTCATGGAAAAAAGAAAAGCTTGAAGATTTTCTCCAAAAAGTGCTTGAAGATATTGTTCAAATTATACCTGAAGCAGAAAAAGGAACCGTGTGGTTAATAAAAGATGGAAAGTACAAATGTGTTGCCGAAGTAGGATACAAAGATGCTACAAAACTTGAATTTCCACCAGAAAAATCCTCATATGGTCAAAAAATTGAGGAAATGATAAAAGAAGGATACACAGTATTCGAAATTGAAGGGGCAAAAGATCTAGTTTCAACAAGCCCGCTTGCAGAAACATTTAAAAAATACGGTATGTTCGATCCAAATTTTAGACCACTTTTGGGAGTATTCAAGGTTGGAAATAACGTTATTGGAAATATTTCAATAGATAATTTTTCAGGGATTTCCTTTTCAAGTGAAAGTAAAAAAATTCTAGAACAATATGTAAAAATACTCTCGAATTTTTTAGAAGAATATGAAATTTAG
- the smc gene encoding chromosome segregation protein SMC encodes MSIKLKEIYINGFKSFGRPVKIPISPRITAIVGPNGSGKSNIVEAIQWVFGEHSLKQLRASEKFDMIFKGNGKTPSARSAFVELTFDFNGREYKIARKLDASGENTYYLNGESARLKDITALLGSNALVSIIGQGKIDKIAMATPQELKKIFEDAAGTSVYIERKKEALSKLAGTEANIERLKDIIYEIERNKKSLYIKVKKAEKYREYSEKLEALREKYFGAIYTFESEKLKELEEEYLKNKKLYKEKINELAETESRWSILREEFNKLNKKMEDFTSLLETQKQRQNQLLELKNSYTNRLNDLKSIYVEKMAKIDSLKEEAQRITEREKEIQLILESLKKELLEKEEILSKVEEERNLLTSKYSEKEMNLLKKKNEYDEIEKNLNKLENEKKSLTESIIDLTERLKMVEEQLETKLERSKELNEEISELSQNSEKYDKKTKELLEEIEQLKQEMQSIAGQREFLKENLEKIVHRKKEIQSEIFVIQKQLNEYQGFSNAIKRIFEQKDQFPGIIDVIANIIETDEKYVEAIEALLGGRLQHIVVESAEVAKKILNFAKNNKIGRVTIIPLDLISAKSSNINLPKNAIDFAKNLVKVKIDEKEKLLNYLFGNDIVVENIDIAVDIKRKYNLRIATLDGEIISSSGAMTGGKYENSTSFLARKNLLENLKNELVEKERIEAEITKKLENLKIKLDELRNYSEVVNSELLEYSSKSSSSKRLLQELVRSESELSKEIKNLEKLKNDYSLKVQGMNERIKVIESEIENSNNTLKLLKKELEDSNKEMFEDKEKLEEINEKYMELQSEIRTLHERKLQYEGEITRALKRKDEIEVEISTFSKEAKSLRDEIDSIEENIKELEQELNTLKSETEALFKSMNEDKSGKNDKVKELKEIEEKMEKLREETEKIREKMHSLELEIQAKKMKIENIDEKYRKLIRISEDEVNTIKKEMDDLENKIKYIGPVDFEAEEEYKEVVKKYEELELQKKDLENAKQKLIELIEKTDEEATQVFMNTFNTVRKTFKKYIEELFFGGKGDIKLLDKENVLESGIEIVISKANSRAQKLQLLSGGEKALVGLALLMSLLEAQPSAFYVLDEPDAPLDEFNAERFKTLLQNSNAQILLITHKKNVMEAAEIMVGITKVDDISTIVPVRLEEVV; translated from the coding sequence TTGAGTATAAAGCTGAAGGAAATTTATATAAATGGATTTAAATCCTTTGGCAGACCCGTAAAGATTCCAATATCTCCTAGGATAACAGCAATCGTTGGACCTAACGGTTCAGGAAAATCAAACATTGTTGAAGCTATACAATGGGTCTTTGGAGAGCATTCACTTAAGCAATTAAGAGCTTCAGAAAAATTTGACATGATATTTAAAGGAAACGGAAAAACACCTTCAGCTAGAAGCGCTTTTGTGGAACTTACATTCGATTTTAATGGTCGAGAGTATAAAATAGCAAGAAAATTGGATGCAAGTGGAGAAAACACTTACTATTTAAATGGAGAAAGTGCGCGTCTTAAAGATATAACGGCCTTGCTGGGCTCTAACGCTCTTGTCTCAATAATTGGTCAAGGAAAAATAGATAAAATCGCAATGGCAACTCCACAAGAACTAAAAAAAATATTTGAAGATGCTGCAGGGACATCAGTATATATTGAAAGAAAAAAAGAAGCTCTTTCAAAGCTTGCAGGTACAGAAGCAAACATAGAAAGGCTAAAAGATATAATTTATGAAATTGAGCGAAATAAAAAAAGCCTATATATAAAGGTTAAAAAGGCTGAAAAATACCGCGAATATTCTGAAAAGTTAGAAGCCTTAAGAGAAAAATACTTTGGAGCTATTTACACCTTCGAATCTGAGAAGCTAAAAGAATTGGAAGAAGAATATTTAAAAAATAAAAAACTATATAAAGAAAAGATAAATGAACTTGCAGAAACAGAAAGCCGATGGTCGATCCTAAGAGAAGAATTTAACAAATTAAATAAAAAAATGGAAGACTTCACCAGTCTTCTTGAAACTCAAAAGCAAAGACAAAATCAACTGCTTGAACTCAAAAATTCATATACAAACAGACTTAACGATCTTAAAAGTATCTATGTTGAAAAAATGGCAAAAATTGATTCACTAAAAGAAGAAGCCCAAAGAATCACAGAAAGAGAAAAAGAAATACAGCTAATTCTTGAAAGTTTAAAAAAAGAACTCCTTGAAAAAGAAGAAATTTTATCTAAAGTAGAAGAAGAAAGAAATTTATTAACTTCAAAATATTCCGAAAAAGAAATGAATCTTTTAAAAAAGAAAAATGAATACGATGAAATAGAAAAAAATCTAAACAAACTTGAAAACGAGAAAAAGTCTCTAACAGAGTCGATAATTGATTTGACAGAAAGATTAAAAATGGTTGAAGAACAGCTTGAAACAAAGCTAGAAAGATCAAAAGAACTTAACGAAGAAATAAGTGAACTTTCGCAAAACTCAGAAAAATATGATAAAAAGACAAAGGAATTGCTTGAAGAAATAGAACAATTAAAGCAAGAAATGCAATCCATAGCAGGTCAAAGAGAGTTTTTAAAAGAAAACCTTGAAAAAATTGTTCATAGAAAAAAGGAAATACAATCTGAGATTTTTGTCATTCAAAAACAACTAAATGAATATCAAGGATTTTCAAACGCTATTAAAAGGATTTTTGAACAAAAAGATCAATTCCCCGGTATTATTGACGTTATTGCAAACATCATAGAAACAGATGAAAAATATGTAGAAGCTATTGAAGCTTTACTAGGAGGAAGGTTGCAGCATATAGTAGTTGAAAGTGCCGAGGTTGCAAAAAAAATATTAAATTTTGCAAAAAACAATAAAATCGGTAGGGTAACTATTATTCCTTTGGATTTAATATCTGCAAAGTCATCTAATATCAACCTTCCAAAAAACGCAATTGACTTTGCCAAAAATCTTGTCAAAGTAAAAATAGACGAAAAAGAAAAATTATTAAATTATCTATTTGGAAATGACATTGTAGTAGAAAATATAGATATTGCTGTAGATATAAAAAGAAAATACAATCTAAGAATAGCAACTTTAGACGGTGAAATAATAAGTTCAAGTGGTGCAATGACAGGAGGAAAATATGAAAATTCTACGTCATTTCTTGCCAGAAAAAACTTACTAGAAAATTTAAAAAACGAGCTTGTTGAAAAAGAAAGGATAGAAGCAGAAATAACAAAAAAACTAGAGAATCTTAAGATAAAACTAGATGAACTTAGAAATTACAGTGAAGTAGTAAATAGCGAACTTTTAGAATATTCAAGTAAAAGCTCATCTTCAAAAAGGCTATTACAAGAACTAGTAAGATCTGAAAGTGAACTTAGTAAAGAAATTAAAAATCTTGAAAAGTTAAAAAATGATTATTCATTAAAAGTCCAGGGAATGAATGAAAGGATAAAAGTTATAGAGTCAGAAATAGAAAATTCTAACAATACATTAAAACTTTTAAAGAAAGAGTTGGAAGATTCAAACAAAGAAATGTTTGAAGATAAAGAGAAATTGGAAGAGATTAATGAAAAATACATGGAACTTCAAAGCGAAATTCGAACATTGCACGAAAGAAAATTACAATACGAAGGTGAAATTACAAGAGCTTTGAAAAGAAAAGATGAAATTGAAGTAGAAATATCCACTTTTTCTAAAGAAGCAAAAAGTTTGAGAGACGAAATTGACTCAATTGAAGAAAACATAAAAGAATTAGAACAAGAATTGAATACATTAAAATCAGAAACTGAAGCTTTATTCAAAAGCATGAATGAAGATAAGAGTGGAAAAAATGATAAAGTTAAAGAACTAAAAGAAATAGAAGAAAAAATGGAAAAACTACGCGAAGAAACTGAAAAGATAAGGGAAAAAATGCATTCTCTTGAGCTTGAAATACAGGCCAAGAAGATGAAAATAGAAAACATAGATGAAAAATACAGAAAGCTCATAAGGATTTCAGAAGATGAGGTAAATACCATAAAAAAAGAAATGGATGATCTTGAAAATAAAATAAAATACATCGGACCCGTTGATTTTGAAGCCGAAGAAGAATACAAAGAAGTTGTAAAAAAATACGAAGAGCTTGAGCTTCAAAAAAAGGACCTTGAAAATGCAAAACAAAAATTAATTGAATTAATAGAAAAAACAGATGAAGAAGCAACGCAGGTATTTATGAATACCTTTAATACTGTAAGAAAGACATTTAAAAAATACATAGAAGAGCTGTTTTTTGGCGGAAAAGGCGATATAAAACTTCTTGATAAAGAAAACGTTTTAGAAAGTGGTATAGAAATAGTTATTTCAAAAGCTAATAGCAGAGCACAAAAGTTGCAGCTTTTATCGGGTGGCGAAAAAGCATTGGTCGGCCTAGCGCTTTTAATGTCACTTCTTGAAGCTCAACCAAGTGCATTTTACGTTCTAGACGAACCAGATGCTCCATTAGATGAATTTAACGCCGAAAGATTCAAAACGCTATTGCAAAACTCAAACGCACAGATTTTACTAATAACGCACAAGAAGAATGTAATGGAAGCGGCAGAAATAATGGTTGGAATTACAAAAGTTGATGACATTTCAACTATTGTTCCAGTAAGATTGGAGGAGGTAGTATGA
- the murC gene encoding UDP-N-acetylmuramate--L-alanine ligase, whose amino-acid sequence MKIHFLGIGGIGMSAQAIHEHFSGNVVSGTDPYSSERVNYLKSLGIQVFKSHLPENIDNADLIVRTPAVSEDNVEVKKAKENGIPVISRLEHHISILRPYTKIGVTGTDGKTTTTAMLAHVLLKLGKDPTVFLGSTHPMLEHGNYRKGSNIAVFEMDESQPGFENYNPDYLIITNIRGDHIENFKNLQHYNSCFENSCKNVKICVSNVENNIINNSIKFGLNDGDYKINKIENNKFSQKITINTPYGKKKFILNVPGVHNALNALSIISLLFEMGYEKDLVLEAFSDFSLPKRRFDISYNENDIVIIDDYSHTPVEIKSLLSTAKSVFKDKKITIIFQPHRYSRLKREWKNFSEALSLADKIYITEVYGAFESKNGISARLIVEKINNAIFVQEKEELLQILPSEPGVYIFAGAGDIIEISKKFKEKVGGLKV is encoded by the coding sequence ATGAAGATTCACTTCCTTGGAATCGGCGGAATCGGAATGAGTGCACAAGCGATACACGAACACTTCTCAGGAAATGTAGTTTCAGGAACCGACCCATATTCATCGGAACGTGTGAATTATCTAAAAAGCCTTGGAATTCAAGTTTTTAAATCACATCTTCCAGAAAATATCGATAACGCAGATCTAATAGTTAGAACTCCAGCAGTTTCTGAAGATAATGTGGAAGTAAAAAAAGCAAAAGAAAATGGTATACCAGTTATTTCAAGGCTAGAACACCATATATCTATTTTAAGACCATACACTAAAATTGGTGTCACAGGAACGGATGGGAAAACTACCACAACTGCTATGCTTGCTCATGTTTTGTTAAAACTTGGAAAGGATCCCACAGTATTTTTGGGCTCAACGCACCCAATGTTGGAACACGGAAACTACAGAAAAGGAAGTAATATAGCAGTTTTTGAAATGGATGAAAGCCAGCCAGGTTTTGAAAACTATAATCCTGATTATCTCATTATAACCAACATTCGGGGAGATCACATAGAAAATTTCAAAAATTTACAACATTATAACAGTTGTTTTGAAAATTCGTGCAAAAATGTTAAAATATGTGTGTCAAATGTTGAAAATAATATAATAAATAATTCAATAAAGTTTGGACTAAATGATGGGGACTATAAAATAAATAAAATAGAAAATAACAAATTTTCTCAAAAAATTACAATAAATACACCATATGGAAAGAAAAAATTCATTTTAAACGTTCCAGGAGTTCACAACGCACTCAACGCACTTTCAATAATTTCATTGCTCTTTGAAATGGGATATGAAAAAGATTTGGTACTAGAAGCATTTTCTGATTTTTCGCTTCCAAAAAGAAGGTTCGATATATCATATAATGAAAATGATATCGTAATAATAGATGATTATTCTCACACTCCAGTAGAAATTAAAAGTTTACTTTCAACTGCAAAAAGCGTTTTTAAAGACAAAAAAATTACAATAATTTTTCAACCTCACAGATATTCAAGGCTAAAAAGAGAATGGAAGAATTTTTCAGAAGCTTTATCATTAGCAGATAAGATATATATTACTGAAGTTTATGGCGCATTCGAATCAAAAAATGGTATTAGCGCTCGATTAATTGTAGAAAAGATAAATAATGCTATCTTTGTTCAAGAAAAAGAAGAATTACTACAAATTCTACCCTCAGAACCTGGAGTATATATTTTTGCAGGTGCAGGAGATATTATTGAAATTTCAAAGAAATTTAAAGAAAAAGTAGGAGGGCTAAAAGTTTGA
- a CDS encoding UDP-N-acetylglucosamine--N-acetylmuramyl-(pentapeptide) pyrophosphoryl-undecaprenol N-acetylglucosamine transferase, translating to MIKIAVAGGVTGGHLYPALAVLKELEKLTPIDVLYFTVSGKLEERVLKDYNYKKVSLKIQGLKRPVYSIENIKRLFKIFNANNIVLKELKKFKPDIVFVTGGYVSYPVGTAAKKLKIPLYIQEQNVIPGLANIKLSSFAKKVFVSFKESKKYFQRDVVVAGNPILIRHKENLNFEKKTILIVGGSGGSEFLNSLACKLSNKLKDYHFILSSGRKEVPCKSENLTILDYIENMSDYYSAVSCAITRGGATTVSELIFFDTPSIIIPWEGSTEAHQIENAKQIEKLGLGYVIREKEVNIDEIANKIIELSNRERKGSPKTNPAILIAKEIKNEVLK from the coding sequence ATGATTAAAATAGCGGTTGCAGGCGGGGTAACAGGGGGCCATTTATATCCTGCACTTGCCGTTCTAAAAGAACTTGAAAAGCTCACTCCAATTGATGTTCTATACTTCACAGTTTCAGGAAAACTCGAAGAAAGAGTTTTAAAAGATTACAATTACAAAAAAGTTTCTCTAAAAATCCAAGGTCTTAAAAGACCTGTTTATTCTATTGAAAATATAAAAAGGTTATTTAAAATCTTTAATGCTAACAATATTGTTCTAAAAGAACTCAAAAAATTTAAGCCGGACATTGTATTTGTAACAGGAGGATACGTAAGCTATCCTGTTGGAACAGCTGCAAAAAAACTAAAAATACCACTTTATATACAAGAACAAAATGTGATTCCTGGACTTGCAAATATTAAATTATCTTCCTTTGCAAAGAAGGTTTTTGTGTCTTTTAAAGAATCTAAGAAATACTTTCAAAGAGATGTCGTTGTAGCCGGAAACCCAATTTTAATACGTCATAAAGAAAATTTGAATTTTGAAAAAAAGACCATTCTAATTGTTGGAGGAAGCGGTGGCAGTGAATTTTTAAATTCACTTGCATGCAAGCTTTCAAATAAACTAAAGGATTATCATTTTATATTATCAAGCGGAAGAAAAGAAGTACCTTGCAAAAGTGAAAATTTAACAATTTTGGATTACATTGAAAACATGTCAGATTATTATAGTGCAGTTTCATGTGCTATCACAAGAGGCGGTGCTACAACAGTAAGTGAATTAATTTTCTTTGATACACCTTCGATAATAATTCCATGGGAAGGCTCCACCGAAGCACATCAAATAGAAAACGCAAAGCAAATTGAAAAACTCGGATTAGGATATGTAATAAGAGAAAAAGAGGTAAATATTGATGAAATAGCTAACAAGATTATCGAGCTTTCAAACCGTGAAAGAAAAGGTTCACCAAAGACAAATCCAGCAATTTTAATAGCAAAAGAAATTAAAAACGAGGTGTTAAAATGA
- a CDS encoding 2-hydroxyacid dehydrogenase — MKVFITYKIPESGINLLKEKFDVDVYEGEKFLTKQEMMERLKDADAVVTQLRDPVDKEFIDAGKKLKIIANYAVGFNNIDVEYAKQKGIYVTNTPDVLTEATADIAWALILAVARKIIPADKFTREGKFEGWKPNLFLGYEIYGKTLGIIGMGRIGKAVARRAMGFGMKIIYHNRKRVEDDYKYNAKYVDLETLLKESDYISINAPLTNETYHLLNKERLSLLKKNAILVNTARGPIIDEKALYELLKDGKIAGAGFDVYENEPEITKGLEKLDNVVLLPHIGSATYETREKMSIMVAENIIDALEGKIPRNLVWKE; from the coding sequence ATGAAAGTTTTTATAACTTACAAAATACCTGAATCTGGAATAAACCTATTAAAAGAAAAATTCGATGTTGATGTATACGAAGGTGAAAAATTTTTGACAAAGCAGGAAATGATGGAACGTTTAAAAGACGCGGATGCAGTTGTAACACAACTTAGGGATCCTGTGGATAAAGAATTTATAGACGCAGGAAAAAAATTAAAAATAATAGCAAATTATGCTGTTGGATTTAATAACATAGATGTGGAATATGCAAAGCAAAAAGGAATATATGTCACAAACACTCCTGATGTTTTGACCGAAGCAACTGCAGATATTGCTTGGGCTTTAATTCTTGCTGTAGCAAGAAAAATTATTCCAGCCGATAAATTCACAAGGGAAGGAAAATTTGAAGGTTGGAAACCCAATCTGTTTCTTGGATATGAAATATATGGAAAAACACTCGGAATTATTGGAATGGGAAGGATCGGAAAAGCAGTTGCAAGAAGGGCAATGGGATTTGGCATGAAAATCATATATCATAATAGAAAAAGGGTAGAAGATGATTATAAATACAACGCAAAATATGTAGATCTAGAAACCTTATTAAAAGAAAGTGATTATATCTCCATAAATGCCCCACTTACCAATGAAACATATCATCTTCTAAATAAAGAAAGGCTAAGTCTTTTAAAGAAAAACGCCATCCTTGTAAATACTGCAAGAGGTCCAATTATTGATGAAAAAGCACTGTACGAACTTTTAAAAGATGGAAAAATAGCAGGAGCAGGGTTTGATGTATATGAAAATGAGCCTGAAATTACAAAGGGATTGGAAAAATTAGATAATGTAGTACTACTACCACACATTGGCTCTGCAACATATGAAACAAGAGAAAAGATGTCTATAATGGTTGCAGAAAATATAATAGATGCATTAGAGGGAAAAATTCCAAGAAATTTGGTGTGGAAAGAATGA
- a CDS encoding SagB/ThcOx family dehydrogenase yields the protein MKSREFLKSNWRQIKNTDREKGIEKPEIEKDCEKVIKLPEFNLGNKPLREVIEERKSIRKYTDTPMSLQELSFLLWATQGVRKYIQDKKVVFRTVPSAGATHPFDTYLVVFNVDGLEKGIYRYVSLKHGLCKVKPGDFKDKIIDATLGQQFVGNSAVVFVWVAVPYRTEWKYTAESYKAIAIDVGHVCQNLYLAATSIDCGTCAVAAYDQEKMDNLIGVDGDNEMVIYLAPVGKIV from the coding sequence ATGAAAAGTAGAGAATTTTTAAAATCTAACTGGAGGCAAATAAAAAATACGGATAGAGAAAAAGGTATTGAAAAACCGGAAATTGAAAAAGATTGTGAAAAAGTAATTAAACTTCCAGAGTTTAATTTAGGAAATAAACCTCTCAGAGAGGTTATAGAAGAGAGAAAGAGTATAAGAAAATATACTGATACACCTATGTCACTACAGGAATTGTCGTTTTTACTTTGGGCAACGCAAGGTGTTAGAAAGTATATTCAAGACAAAAAAGTAGTTTTTAGAACGGTTCCTTCAGCAGGTGCGACTCATCCATTTGATACTTATTTGGTTGTATTTAATGTGGATGGGTTGGAAAAAGGCATATATAGATATGTATCATTAAAACATGGACTTTGCAAAGTCAAACCTGGAGATTTTAAGGACAAAATTATAGATGCAACATTAGGGCAGCAGTTTGTTGGAAATAGTGCTGTAGTTTTTGTTTGGGTTGCCGTTCCATATAGAACGGAGTGGAAATATACAGCAGAATCTTACAAGGCAATTGCAATTGACGTAGGACATGTTTGTCAAAACCTTTATCTTGCAGCAACAAGTATAGATTGTGGAACATGTGCGGTTGCTGCTTATGATCAGGAAAAGATGGATAACTTAATTGGTGTTGATGGTGATAACGAGATGGTAATTTACCTTGCACCTGTTGGTAAAATTGTGTGA
- a CDS encoding FG-GAP repeat domain-containing protein gives MKRFILLSLIFFVLNYLFADVYTAEFPISNWSQQYPEKAWGAIFVKNVSTRVVDKKIVAVNVYKIIDITADPGYGPFGQVSQTFSVDYNKDGYADIISLTYDGYVVIKENKGKKDDELVLENTSYYQLPVENGDGTLIVDDFDNDGKLDLFAYNSWQYAQFVSDVLNSNGEDAVYKRISKDKNFVTKWTVSAMASYDYNGDGYKDVFYIDYKGRVWVWLNDPGQGSERFFDESNIIKLFEDKDLESNGGGGVLDIGDLNNDGTIDIIVGHTDKKSVFVYFGKIVNNQLTFDTDNKLVLTTSSGKLSDYVITDPSIKNSKSPEILPSFGPTIIKITDVDRDGYKDIFIGTDAWRQGKNFGGSVYLFKGVGITPDNKPKFLSLELVHGSYSKDNNPPYDFDAGTIADLDNDGIPDFVAADGNHSGNYYKIITQTQKEYETSPGYLISDYLTNLVGILPKDLPNNFVKRIKVNIGFDLSLGNGSFEIRYIKNGIKDPSLIDPFGYPLMPDASGTIVENFTTEIEFDKPVPDPQI, from the coding sequence ATGAAAAGATTTATATTATTATCTTTGATTTTTTTCGTTTTAAATTATTTATTTGCAGATGTTTATACTGCAGAATTTCCTATTTCAAATTGGAGTCAGCAATATCCTGAAAAAGCATGGGGGGCTATTTTTGTAAAAAATGTTTCAACACGTGTTGTTGATAAAAAAATTGTAGCGGTGAATGTTTATAAAATTATAGATATTACAGCAGATCCAGGTTATGGACCTTTTGGGCAGGTTTCTCAAACTTTTTCTGTGGATTACAACAAAGATGGATATGCAGATATTATATCGTTAACTTATGATGGTTATGTAGTAATAAAAGAAAATAAAGGGAAAAAAGATGATGAACTAGTTTTGGAAAATACATCATATTATCAATTACCAGTTGAAAATGGCGATGGGACTTTAATTGTTGATGATTTTGATAATGATGGGAAGTTAGATTTGTTTGCATATAATTCTTGGCAATATGCGCAATTTGTTAGTGATGTTTTAAACAGCAATGGCGAAGATGCTGTGTATAAAAGAATCAGTAAAGATAAAAACTTTGTTACAAAATGGACGGTTTCTGCTATGGCAAGTTATGACTACAATGGTGATGGTTACAAAGATGTTTTTTATATTGACTATAAAGGAAGAGTCTGGGTTTGGTTAAATGATCCTGGACAAGGTAGTGAACGTTTTTTTGATGAATCTAATATAATTAAATTATTTGAGGATAAAGATTTGGAATCAAATGGAGGAGGAGGAGTTTTAGATATAGGTGATTTAAACAACGATGGAACAATAGATATTATAGTTGGTCATACTGATAAAAAAAGTGTTTTTGTATATTTCGGAAAAATAGTTAATAATCAGTTGACATTTGATACAGATAATAAACTTGTTTTAACTACATCAAGTGGAAAACTAAGTGATTATGTTATAACCGATCCATCTATAAAAAATTCAAAGTCTCCAGAGATTCTTCCAAGTTTTGGACCGACCATTATAAAGATAACTGATGTAGATAGAGATGGCTACAAAGACATTTTTATTGGAACAGATGCTTGGAGGCAAGGAAAAAATTTTGGGGGAAGTGTGTACCTTTTTAAGGGAGTTGGTATAACACCGGACAATAAACCTAAATTTTTAAGCTTAGAACTGGTACACGGTAGTTATTCAAAAGATAACAATCCACCTTACGATTTTGATGCTGGAACAATTGCAGATTTGGATAATGATGGAATACCTGACTTTGTTGCAGCTGATGGTAATCACTCTGGTAATTACTATAAAATAATAACCCAGACTCAAAAGGAATATGAAACTTCTCCGGGTTATCTAATAAGTGATTATCTTACAAATCTTGTTGGAATTTTACCAAAGGATCTTCCAAATAATTTTGTCAAGAGAATAAAGGTAAATATTGGCTTTGACTTATCGTTGGGAAACGGTTCGTTTGAAATTAGGTATATAAAGAACGGGATAAAAGATCCAAGCCTTATAGATCCATTCGGTTACCCTTTGATGCCAGATGCTAGTGGAACAATAGTAGAAAATTTTACTACAGAGATAGAATTTGATAAACCTGTTCCGGATCCGCAGATTTAA
- a CDS encoding prepilin-type N-terminal cleavage/methylation domain-containing protein, translated as MVKTHKGFTLIELLIVIVIISIVMSVSFVGFQTMYKNYSTESKLSGILQNLLFLFIDARRTAIIEDDVVCIRYANGEFSYYIDNNLDGTPDSNVISSFKTDENIKVYLNDEEKSSFLIYTYDSLFFKNNAGVFESSYSNTEIKILLDSREKILKIENSLPKVLE; from the coding sequence ATGGTAAAAACACATAAAGGATTTACGTTAATAGAATTGTTAATTGTTATTGTAATAATTTCGATTGTAATGTCTGTTTCTTTTGTTGGATTTCAAACGATGTATAAAAATTATTCCACAGAATCAAAATTGAGTGGAATTTTACAAAATCTGCTTTTTTTGTTCATTGATGCAAGAAGAACGGCAATTATTGAAGATGATGTTGTATGTATAAGATATGCTAATGGAGAGTTTAGTTATTATATAGATAATAACTTGGATGGGACACCCGATTCAAATGTTATTTCATCATTTAAAACTGATGAAAATATTAAGGTATATTTAAATGATGAGGAAAAATCTTCTTTTTTAATTTATACTTACGATAGTTTGTTTTTTAAAAACAATGCTGGCGTGTTTGAAAGCTCATATTCAAACACTGAGATAAAAATATTACTAGATTCAAGAGAAAAGATTTTAAAGATTGAAAATTCATTACCAAAGGTTTTGGAGTGA